A window of Solea solea chromosome 18, fSolSol10.1, whole genome shotgun sequence contains these coding sequences:
- the pacc1 gene encoding proton-activated chloride channel encodes MLRKENSRSYQEFNDNYDNEGNTPDSDDDMEELEHDVSNGSISREDEIGESSPSMRFSKTCLKNVFTVVLITIYLLLTAVAAFLVYQTISDFLYKLNHPVMSVTYKEVDSFPPPGIALYPGGAQLLSCRHHFHDDIPPLVDPGKPQEGDCEIMEVTYFGPFTNQTEKRALVVRGPSDVRNGELIFMQFSHNETEEDFSAITYMLFANFSELTASVNQSDFMRNCERNYSKWTFSGGFRTWVKMSLVRTSGRSEEAVEFRQESMVVKFNDKRPELEQSNQLFFAVFEWRDPFMQEIRVIVTANPWNSIAILCGVFMAVFKAANFAKLTVRWIIKMRKRHLKNKSRELNQIN; translated from the exons ATGCTGAGGAAAGAAAACTCCCGGTCATACCAAGAG TTCAACGATAATTACGATAATGAAGGCAACACACCAGACTCTGACGATGacatggaggagctggagcacgACGTGTCCAACGGCAGCATCTCACGAG AGGATGAAATCGGGGAGAGCAGTCCATCGATGAGATTCAGTAAAACCTGTCTGAAGAACGTCTTCACGGTGGTGCTCATCACCATCTACCTGCTGCTGACGGCGGTGGCTGCGTTCCTCGTCTATCAGACCATCTCTGACTTTCTGTACAAACTCAACCACCCTGTCATGTCTGTCACCTACAAAGAGGTGGACTCCTTTCCTCCACCGG gTATTGCTCTGTATCCTGGAGGAGCTCagctgctgagctgcagacaCCACTTCCATGACGACATCCCACCTTTAGTGGACCCAGGCAAACCACAGGAAGGAGACTGTGAGATCATGGAAGTGACTTACTTTGGACCTTTTACAAATCAAACGGAG AAAAGAGCTCTGGTGGTGCGCGGTCCGTCTGACGTTAGAAACGGAGAGTTGATCTTCATGCAGTTCAGTCACAACGAAACAGAGGAGGACTTCAGTGCCATCACTTACATGCTTTTCGCCAATTTTAGTGAGCTGACTGCGAG CGTGAATCAATCTGACTTCATGAGGAACTGTGAGAGGAATTACTCTAAGTGGACCTTCTCTGGAGGATTCAGGACCTGGGTCAAGATGTCTTTAGTGAGGACATCAGGAAGAAGCGAAGAAGCTGTCGAGTTTCGGCAAGAG TCCATGGTGGTGAAATTCAATGATAAAAGACCTGAACTGGAGCAAAGCAATCAGCTTTTCTTTGCTGTCTTTGAATGGAGGGATCCATTTATGCAAGAAATCAGAGTG ATTGTGACTGCAAACCCGTGGAACTCCATAGCCATCCTCTGTGGTGTCTTCATGGCTGTCTTCAAGGCTGCTAATTTCGCCAAGCTCACTGTTCGCTGGATAATCAAGATGCGCAAGAGGCATCTGAAGAATAAATCACGGGAACTGAACCAAATCAACTGA
- the nenf gene encoding neudesin isoform X3, giving the protein MEKVELVNRAQDFKLKYKTATKPVRLFTEEELSRYDGSEEAQPVYMALKGVVFDVSSGQVCKKKKKKENILFCFLHTVEFYGKDAPYNALAGKDCTRAVAKMSLEPADLTSDTTSLTEDELKSLDSIFEGTYKAKYPIVGYTASRILNDDGSPNKDFKPEDQPHFQIRDEF; this is encoded by the exons ATGGAAAAAGTAGAGTTGGTGAACAGAG cGCAAGactttaaattaaagtacaAGACAGCGACGAAACCTGTGCGTTTGTTTACGGAGGAGGAGCTGAGCAGATACGACGGCAGCGAG GAGGCGCAGCCGGTTTATATGGCGCTGAAAGGAGTGGTGTTTGACGTCAGCTCAGGACAAG tgtgtaagaagaagaagaagaaggagaacatCCTGTTTTGTTTCCTCCACACTGTAGAGTTTTATGGTAAAGATGCTCCGTACAACGCCCTCGCTGGTAAAGACTGCACTCGTGCTGTGGCTAAAATGTCTCTGGAGCCTGCAGACTTGACATCAGATACT ACAAGCCTCACTGAAGACGAGCTGAAATCTCTGGACAGTATATTTGAAGGCACGTATAAAGCAAAATATCCCATTGTGGGCTACACAGCATCGCGCATCCTCAACGATGACGGAAGTCCCAACAAAGACTTCAAACCTGAGGACCAGCCTCATTTTCAGATCAGAGATGAGTTTTAA
- the nenf gene encoding neudesin isoform X1 — translation MSTSDVMVRSIYISSQNWEGLHLHVELGKNMNPNVTWVSVSRCYHGLTLGGTKSDVTLTGKEGKLNQRNVHFPLQVERTIMKCSRVFEISDAIESIMRGEEEEKKCFRIEVANKRSVMATAQISVLYFFICVTLAQDFKLKYKTATKPVRLFTEEELSRYDGSEEAQPVYMALKGVVFDVSSGQVCKKKKKKENILFCFLHTVEFYGKDAPYNALAGKDCTRAVAKMSLEPADLTSDTTSLTEDELKSLDSIFEGTYKAKYPIVGYTASRILNDDGSPNKDFKPEDQPHFQIRDEF, via the exons ATGTCAACTTCTGATgtaatggtgcgttccatttacatcagtaGTCAGAACTGGGAGGGACTTCACCTCCATGTTGAACTCGGAAAAAACATGAACCCAAATGTAACTTGGGTTAGTGTTAGCCGCTGTTACCACGGACTGACTTTAGGTGGCACAAAGTCAGACGTGACTTTaacaggaaaagaaggaaaactgAATCAAAGGAATGTTCACTTCCCACTTCAAGTGGAACGCACCATCATGAAATGCAGCCGAGTCTTTGAAATTTCCGATGCCATTGAAAGCAtcatgagaggagaggaagaagagaagaagtgtTTCCGCATTGAAGTTGCAAATAAACGTTCTGTCATGGCAACAGCGCAAATATCTGTCCTctactttttcatttgtgtcactttagcGCAAGactttaaattaaagtacaAGACAGCGACGAAACCTGTGCGTTTGTTTACGGAGGAGGAGCTGAGCAGATACGACGGCAGCGAG GAGGCGCAGCCGGTTTATATGGCGCTGAAAGGAGTGGTGTTTGACGTCAGCTCAGGACAAG tgtgtaagaagaagaagaagaaggagaacatCCTGTTTTGTTTCCTCCACACTGTAGAGTTTTATGGTAAAGATGCTCCGTACAACGCCCTCGCTGGTAAAGACTGCACTCGTGCTGTGGCTAAAATGTCTCTGGAGCCTGCAGACTTGACATCAGATACT ACAAGCCTCACTGAAGACGAGCTGAAATCTCTGGACAGTATATTTGAAGGCACGTATAAAGCAAAATATCCCATTGTGGGCTACACAGCATCGCGCATCCTCAACGATGACGGAAGTCCCAACAAAGACTTCAAACCTGAGGACCAGCCTCATTTTCAGATCAGAGATGAGTTTTAA
- the nenf gene encoding neudesin isoform X2 — translation MNPNVTWVSVSRCYHGLTLGGTKSDVTLTGKEGKLNQRNVHFPLQVERTIMKCSRVFEISDAIESIMRGEEEEKKCFRIEVANKRSVMATAQISVLYFFICVTLAQDFKLKYKTATKPVRLFTEEELSRYDGSEEAQPVYMALKGVVFDVSSGQEFYGKDAPYNALAGKDCTRAVAKMSLEPADLTSDTTSLTEDELKSLDSIFEGTYKAKYPIVGYTASRILNDDGSPNKDFKPEDQPHFQIRDEF, via the exons ATGAACCCAAATGTAACTTGGGTTAGTGTTAGCCGCTGTTACCACGGACTGACTTTAGGTGGCACAAAGTCAGACGTGACTTTaacaggaaaagaaggaaaactgAATCAAAGGAATGTTCACTTCCCACTTCAAGTGGAACGCACCATCATGAAATGCAGCCGAGTCTTTGAAATTTCCGATGCCATTGAAAGCAtcatgagaggagaggaagaagagaagaagtgtTTCCGCATTGAAGTTGCAAATAAACGTTCTGTCATGGCAACAGCGCAAATATCTGTCCTctactttttcatttgtgtcactttagcGCAAGactttaaattaaagtacaAGACAGCGACGAAACCTGTGCGTTTGTTTACGGAGGAGGAGCTGAGCAGATACGACGGCAGCGAG GAGGCGCAGCCGGTTTATATGGCGCTGAAAGGAGTGGTGTTTGACGTCAGCTCAGGACAAG AGTTTTATGGTAAAGATGCTCCGTACAACGCCCTCGCTGGTAAAGACTGCACTCGTGCTGTGGCTAAAATGTCTCTGGAGCCTGCAGACTTGACATCAGATACT ACAAGCCTCACTGAAGACGAGCTGAAATCTCTGGACAGTATATTTGAAGGCACGTATAAAGCAAAATATCCCATTGTGGGCTACACAGCATCGCGCATCCTCAACGATGACGGAAGTCCCAACAAAGACTTCAAACCTGAGGACCAGCCTCATTTTCAGATCAGAGATGAGTTTTAA
- the ezra gene encoding ezrin a: protein MPKTVNVRVTTMDAELEFSFHPSTTGKQLFDQVTRTIGLREVWYFGLHFVDIRGLTSWLNFEKKVMSQDVKKEVPLQFKLRAKFYPEDVAEELIQDITRRLFFLQVKEDILTEDIYCPPESAVLLASYAVQAKHGEYNKSVHHSGYLSTERLLPKRVLEQHKLSKEQWEERILGWHKEHGSMLKEEAMLEYLKIAQDLEMYGVNYFEIKNKKNTDLWLGVDALGLNIYGKDDKLTPKIGFPWSEIRNISFSDKKFVIKPIDKKAPDFLFYAPRLRVNKRILQLCMGNHELYMRRRKADSIEVQQMKAQAKEERLQKKMERDLLESEKKKRELIEKEKEQMETEKREMMEKLYLFEETTKRTERELQEQLDRARKLEEERRRVEQEAARLETERMEAIIAKEELARQAEDQLRSQEQLATELAEYSAKISLLEEAKRVQEEEAEIWHCKAKEVEENLLKTKEELHFVMTTAAVAPAPAPPASSSSSSSSDSESDHEHSEENSTYSAELHSQSINNLHHQEEEERITEAEKNERLQRQLMALSSDLAEARDDNKKTKDDLLHAENVRAGRDKYKTLRRIRQGNTKQRIDEFEAL, encoded by the exons ATGCCTAAGACG GTCAACGTTCGCGTCACCACCATGGACGCAGAGCTGGAGTTCTCGTTCCACCCGTCCACCACAGGGAAGCAGCTCTTCGACCAG GTTACAAGGACCATCGGACTCCGTGAAGTTTGGTACTTTGGGCTCCATTTCGTCGACATCAGAGGACTCACCTCATGGCTGAACTTTGAAAAGaag GTAATGTCCCAGGACGTGAAGAAGGAGGTTCCTCTGCAGTTCAAACTGAGGGCCAAGTTTTACCCGGAGGACGTGGCTGAGGAGCTGATCCAGGACATCACCAGGAGACTCTTCTTCCTGCAGGTGAAGGAGGACATTCTGACCGAGGACATCTACTGTCCTCCCGAGTCTGCCGTGCTGCTCGCCTCCTATGCCGTCCAGGCCAAGCACGGAGAGTACAACAAGTCAGTGCACCACTCGGGTTACCTGTCCACCGAGCGCCTGCTGCCCAAAAG AGTTCTGGAACAACATAAGCTATCCAAGGAGCAGTGGGAAGAGAGAATCCTGGGCTGGCACAAGGAGCACGGATCCATGCTCAA GGAGGAGGCCATGCTCGAGTATCTGAAGATTGCTCAGGACCTGGAGATGTACGGCGTCAACTACTTTGAGATcaagaacaagaaaaacacgGACCTGTGGCTCGGAGTCGACGCCCTGGGACTTAACATCTATGGGAAAGACGACAA GCTGACTCCAAAGATCGGATTCCCCTGGAGTGAAATTAGAAACATTTCTTTCAGTGATAAGAAATTTGTCATCAAACCCATCGACAAGAAAGCtcca GATTTTTTATTCTACGCTCCGCGGCTGCGAGTCAACAAACGCATCCTGCAGCTGTGCATGGGAAACCACGAGCTGTACATGCGCCGCCGCAAGGCCGACAGCATCGAGGTTCAGCAGATGAAGGCTCAGGCCAAAGAGGAGAGGCtgcagaagaagatggagag GGATCTGCTGGagagtgagaagaagaagagggagctcatcgagaaggagaaggagcagaTGGAGACTGAAAAGCGGGAGATGATGGAGAAGCTTTACCTGTTTGAAGAGACAAccaagaggacagagagag AGCTTCAGGAGCAGCTGGACCGGGCCAGAAAGCTGGAAGAAGAGAGGCGGAGGGTGGAGCAGGAGGCAGCCCGGCTGGAGACTGAGAGGATGGAGGCCATTATCGCCAAGGAGGAGCTGGCCAGGCAAGCTGAGGACCAGCTCAGGAGCCAGGAGCAGCTG GCTACAGAACTGGCCGAGTACAGCGCCAAGATCTCCCTGCTGGAGGAGGCTAAGAGagtccaggaggaggaggctgagatATGGCACTGCAAG GCCAAGGAAGTGGAGGAGAACCTGCTGAAGACGAAGGAGGAGCTGCACTTTGTCATGACCACCGCAGCCGTGGCTCCCGCACCTGCTCCTcccgcttcctcctcctcttcttcctcctccgaCAGCGAGAGCGACCACGAGCACAGCGAGGAGAACAGCACCTACAGCGCCGAGCTGCACTCGCAGAGCATCAACAACCTCCACCaccaggaggaagaggagaggatcACTGAGGCCGAGAAGAACGAACGCCTGCAGAGGCAGCTCATG GCCTTGAGCTCAGATCTGGCAGAAGCCCGTGACGATAACAAGAAGACCAAGGACGATCTTCTCCACGCCGAGAACGTCCGAGCCGGTCGTGACAAATACAAGACGCTGCGTCGGATCCGTCAGGGAAACACCAAGCAGAGGATCGATGAGTTTGAGGCTTTGTAG
- the kcnk3b gene encoding potassium channel subfamily K member 3, which translates to MIMKRQNARTLALIISILTYLVVGAAVFETLESKQEKSHKRRLDARKYELMRKYNLTKANFEELELVVLQLKPHKAGVQWKFAGSFYFAITVITTIGYGHAAPSTDSGKVFCMFYALLGIPLTLVMFQSLGERINTLVRYLLHQAKKCVGMRQTEVSMANMVTVGFFSCMSTLCVGAMAFSQCEGWSFLHAFYYCFITLTTIGFGDYVALQRDDALQNDPRYVAFCFVYILMGLTVIGAFLNLVVLRFLTMNTEDERRDAKEKALMTVTKSRGEVARLIPVSASSTAVADNTRKAKDLKGVYTEVLHFQTICSCLWYSSKEKLQGSVTIPQELTFSDAHLQQNSNCPHYMEPVSSGCVCSPRQCTSINSITTGLHILSPFRVFKRRSSV; encoded by the exons ATGATCATGAAAAGACAAAACGCCAGGACTCTCGCCCTCATCATCAGCATCCTCACCTACCTGGTGGTCGGAGCCGCCGTCTTCGAGACCCTGGAGTCCAAACAGGAGAAAAGTCACAAGAGGAGGCTCGACGCCAGAAAGTACGAGCTAATGCGCAAATACAACTTAACCAAAGCGAATTTCGAGGAGCTGGAGCTCGTCGTCCTGCAGCTCAAACCCCACAAGGCAGGAGTGCAGTGGAAATTCGCTGGCTCCTTTTACTTCGCCATCACTGTGATCACGACAATCG GTTACGGCCATGCAGCGCCCAGCACCGATTCAGGGAAAGTGTTCTGCATGTTCTACGCCCTCCTGGGGATCCCCCTCACCCTGGTCATGTTCCAGAGCCTGGGCGAGCGGATCAACACGTTGGTCAGGTACCTGCTGCACCAAGCCAAGAAGTGCGTGGGAATGCGTCAGACGGAGGTCTCCATGGCAAACATGGTGACGGTGGGCTTCTTCTCCTGCATGAGCACCCTGTGCGTGGGGGCCATGGCGTTCTCTCAGTGTGAGGGCTGGAGCTTCCTGCACGCGTTCTACTACTGCTTCATCACGCTCACCACCATTGGCTTCGGAGACTATGTGGCTCTGCAGAGGGACGACGCGCTGCAGAATGACCCGCGCTACGTGGCCTTCTGCTTTGTTTACATCCTGATGGGCCTGACGGTGATTGGAGCGTTCCTGAACCTTGTGGTGCTTCGCTTCCTCACCATGAACACCGAGGACGAGCGGCGGGACGCCAAAGAGAAGGCCTTGATGACTGTGACAAAGTCCCGAGGGGAGGTGGCTCGTCTCATACCTGTCTCCGCCTCCTCCACAGCTGTAGCAGACAACACTAGAAAGGCTAAAGATTTAAAAGGTGTCTACACTGAGGTGCTTCATTTCCAGACTATATGCTCGTGCCTGTGGTACAGCAGCAAAGAGAAGCTCCAGGGCTCCGTCACGATCCCGCAGGAGCTGACATTCTCCGATGCCCACTTGCAGCAGAACAGCAACTGCCCTCACTACATGGAGCCTGTATCGTCAGGCTGTGTTTGCAGTCCACGTCAGTGCACGAGCATAAACTCCATAACAACGGGCCTACACATTCTCTCTCCATTCAGGGTGTTTAAGAGACGCAGCTCCGTCTAG